From the Daucus carota subsp. sativus chromosome 8, DH1 v3.0, whole genome shotgun sequence genome, one window contains:
- the LOC108216802 gene encoding protein FAR1-RELATED SEQUENCE 5 codes for MEISSNQTVFCSNQAQFSSNQANFREVADIQSSSGNSVCIDVVDNVCDTTVHDFVEDCLEGFDESISRSSKVWNPKVSDDKLKPYPGQLFKDIESAFKFYTDYGRDGGFEVRKSTQKVRNGIIVTKYIICSKGGHHDTSMTKDVDVNSESSHASTSVQLQVKRRKTVTKRCDCRAKIILKYNGFNAYVISSFIEVHNHRLASPSGKEFLLCNRSMTSFQRRFVLDAAKSNIGSYRAHNLFKSISGSYSEVGATAVDFQNWMRDIKLYIGKHDSDMLIQKFQNKRDVSDGGFFFEYQTDSNGHLTRLFWADIQGRRSYEVFGDVVSFDATYRTNKYGMVFVPFIGVDNHWKSVTFASALLNHEDATNFTWACEMFLQAFGRPPKCIITDQCLGMKVAIANTFPHSIHRYCMWHIMQKFPAKVGPVFCAETGFMEKLNKFVWSSHLTGPEFEKGWDDVLKEFGLSEHVWLKEIYAMRESWIPAFFADKPMGALLRTTSRSESSNFYFNHFVQKGDTLSEFYLCYESAIDKQIHDQNKLNTTDKNCIPQSITEKAIEKHAACLYTRSMFYKVQKQIKASCFHISLGGQPIVTDGVNKYLLCDKSLNGKLFEVEFCLSTYDISCSCKLFTRVGYLCRHCFYCLSLWGVDKIPHQFICKRWMRNAERFCKLKFTDESECATDGHISREIAMRIWTEYQACVDNVCNNLKGLEYLLDEMKCLRIRVEEKFDKRPATKDDMLEEIFGVRPSGSSNVLPPLPSNNKGCRKRIVGGAELSRDGKKRPTRTCKFCHTLGYHDSRNCPKKLLVNQQIPTIPNIQVSLSPSFYSQNMTS; via the exons ATGGAGATTTCGTCAAATCAAACTGTGTTTTGCTCGAATCAAGCTCAGTTTTCCTCAAATCAAGCTAATTTTCGCGAAGTTGCTGACATTCAATCATCATCAG gCAATTCTGTTTGTATTGATGTTGTTGATAATGTTTGTGATACTACTGTTCATGATTTTGTTGAGGATTGCTTAGAAGGTTTTGATGAGTCAATTAGTAGAAGCTCTAAAGTGTGGAATCCTAAAGTTTCTGATGACAAACTTAAACCATATCCTGGTCAACTGTTTAAAGACATTGAGTCGGCTTTTAAGTTCTATACTGATTATGGCAGAGATGGTGGATTTGAGGTTCGTAAATCAACACAAAAAGTCAGGAATGGTATTATAGTTACCAAGTACATAATTTGTTCTAAAGGAGGTCATCACGATACATCCATGACAAAGGATGTTGATGTTAATTCAGAATCATCTCATGCATCAACTAGTGTTCAACTGCAAGTCAAGAGGAGGAAGACGGTGACAAAGAGATGTGACTGTCGAGCAAAAATTATTCTGAAGTACAATGGTTTCAATGCGTATGTTATTTCGTCATTTATCGAAGTTCACAACCATCGTCTAGCATCGCCATCAGGAAAAGAATTTCTACTTTGTAATCGATCTATGACTTCATTTCAGCGCCGATTTGTTCTAGATGCTGCGAAATCAAACATTGGCTCGTATAGAGCTCACAATTTGTTCAAGTCGATATCAGGATCCTACTCTGAAGTTGGGGCAACCGCTGTTGATTTTCAAAACTGGATGagagatataaaattatatatcggCAAACATGATTCTGATATGCTGATACAGaagtttcaaaacaaaagggacGTATCAGATGGAGGATTTTTTTTCGAATATCAGACGGATTCAAACGGTCATCTTACCCGTCTTTTTTGGGCTGATATTCAAGGACGTAGGAGTTATGAAGTATTTGGTGATGTTGTATCTTTTGATGCAACATACCGTACCAATAA GTATGGAATGGTATTCGTGCCTTTTATTGGAGTAGATAATCATTGGAAGAGTGTTACTTTTGCTTCTGCATTACTAAATCATGAGGATGCAACAAATTTCACGTGGGCTTGTGAGATGTTTCTTCAAGCATTTGGCCGTCCACCAAAATGTATAATAACTGATCAGTGTCTTGGGATGAAAGTTGCAATTGCTAACACATTCCCACATTCTATTCATCGTTATTGTATGTGGCATATAATGCAAAAGTTCCCTGCCAAG GTTGGTCCTGTGTTCTGTGCAGAAACGGGATTTATGGAAAAACTCAATAAGTTTGTTTGGTCATCACATTTGACTGGTCCTGAGTTTGAAAAAGGTTGGGATGATGTGCTTAAGGAATTTGGATTAAGTGAACATGTCTGGTTGAAAGAGATATATGCAATGAGGGAATCATGGATTCCTGCTTTCTTTGCGGACAAGCCAATGGGAGCCTTATTGAGAACAACCTCAAGGTCAGAGAGCAGTAATTTCTACTTTAATCATTTCGTCCAAAAAGGGGATACTCTTTCAGAGTTCTACTTGTGTTATGAGAGTGCTATTGACAAACAAATTCATGACCAAAACAAATTGAACACCACTGACAAGAATTGTATTCCACAATCTATTACTGAGAAGGCTATTGAAAAGCATGCAGCTTGCCTTTATACTCGAAGTATGTTTTATAAGgttcaaaaacaaataaaagccaGTTGCTTTCATATCAGTCTTGGTGGGCAACCAATTGTTACTGATGGcgtgaataaatatttactttGTGATAAGAGCTTGAATGGTAAGTTGTTTGAGGTTGAATTTTGTTTGTCAACATATGATATTAGCTGTTCCTGCAAGCTGTTTACCAGAGTAGGCTATCTGTGTCGTCATTGTTTCTATTGTTTGAGTTTGTGGGGTGTTGATAAAATCCCACATCAGTTCATATGTAAGCGTTGGATGAGGAATGCAGAGAGATTTTGCAAATTGAAGTTTACTGATGAAAGCGAATGTGCTACTGATGGGCATATCAGTAGAGAAATTGCAATGAGGATATGGACAGAGTATCAAGCTTGTGTTGATAATGTTTGCAATAACCTGAAAGGTTTAGAGTATTTGTTGGATGAGATGAAGTGCTTGAGGATTAGAGTTGAAGAGAAATTTGATAAACGTCCGGCAACAAAAGATGATATGCTGGAAGAGATTTTCGGTGTGAGGCCTTCAGGTTCAAGTAATGTACTTCCACCACTGCCAAGTAACAACAAAGGATGTCGTAAAAGAATTGTTGGTGGTGCAGAGTTAAGTCGTGATGGGAAGAAAAGACCAACCAGGACATGTAAATTTTGTCATACTCTTGGGTATCATGATTCACGCAACTGTCCGAAGAAACTCCTTGTTAATCAGCAGATTCCAACTATTCCTAATATACAAGTATCTCTTAGTCCTAGCTTCTACTCTCAAAATATGACTAGTTAG